One window of Calonectris borealis chromosome 28, bCalBor7.hap1.2, whole genome shotgun sequence genomic DNA carries:
- the PLVAP gene encoding plasmalemma vesicle-associated protein, with protein sequence MEKSSYAMAKFGLEAKEAMPKRDCGFYVKYIFLFTSLIQFLIILGLVLFMVYGNAQAGTDTHLRLLEEQLQDRYNKIITLSGRNINLTRTLNATLKEKQGLQALAQKVQRDLDKCNSTQAPNAIPKLQEMMKIIFYQKTKLDECHMTISLINASCSADKALLRSQLDQTALAKKELEENCRKAGATLSKATQEQESCQRDLLTTRTVCESTKTNLELLKHECDSLRSDMSYSFQRIKMLSPHSCSAVHDQLSWLTQRTEGLFLWQQERETKYVGKSVCDGNLLQCRINCSGEKQELEKRLQDIEKQVKGGQEEKKKLLVEKEQLSKELEEKSKAAAQAGHFREQLNICMGSKMDAFFDITGSRLPGAGGRPGPFASTGSYADALRNQGIFGNMGKINAEEIQRSVQKIMEQYTSTLKNPSG encoded by the exons ATGGAGAAGAGCAGCTACGCCATGGCCAAGTTTGGTCTGGAGGCCAAGGAGGCGATGCCCAAGCGGGACTGCGGGTTTTACGTGAAGTACATCTTCCTCTTCACCTCCCTCATCCAATTCCTCATCATCCTGGGGCTGGTGCTGTTCATGGTGTACGGCAACGCGCAGGCGGGCACCGACACGCACCTccggctgctggaggagcagctgcagGATCGTTACAACAAGATCATCACCCTCAGCGGGAGGAACATCAACCTGACGCGCACCCTCAACGCCACCCTCAAGGAGAAGCAAGGGCTGCAGGCTCTCGCCCAGAAGGTGCAACGGGACCTGGATAAGTGCAATAGCACCCAGGCTCCCAACGCCATCCCCAAG CTGCAGGAGATGATGAAGATCATCTTCTACCAGAAGACGAAGCTGGACGAGTGCCACATGACCATCAGCCTCATCAACGCCAGCTGCAGTG ccgaCAAGGCGCTGCTGCGGAGCCAACTGGACCAAACAGCCTTGGCcaagaaggagctggaggaaaacTGCCGCAAAGCGGGTGCCACCCTGAGCAAAGCCACCCAGGAGCAGGAGAGCTGCCAGCGGGACCTGCTCACCACCAGGACCGTCTGCGAGTCCACCAAAACCAACCTGGAGCTGCTAAAGCACGAGTGCGATTCCTTGAGGTCCGACATGAGCTACTCCTTCCAGCGCATCAAGATGCTCAGCCCGCACAGCTGCAGCGCAGTCCACGACCAGCTCAGCTGGCTGACGCAGCGGACGGAGGGGCTTTTCCTCTGGCAGCAGGAACGGGAGACCAAATACGTGGGGAAAAGCGTCTGCGACGGGAACCTGCTCCAGTGTCGCATCAACTGCTCCGGGGAGAAGCAGGAGTTGGAGAAGCGGCTGCAGGACATCGAGAAACAGGTCAAGGGCGgccaggaggagaagaagaagctGCTGGTGGAGAAGGAGCAGCTcagcaaggagctggaggagaagagcAAAGCCGCCGCACAGGCTGGGCACTTCAGGGAGCAGCTCAACATCTGCATGGGCTCCAAG ATGGACGCCTTCTTCGACATCACCGGCTCGCGATTGCCGGGAGCTGGTGGGCGGCCGGGACCCTTTGCCAGCACGGGCTCCTACGCGGATGCTCTGAGGAACCAGGGCATCTTCGGGAATATGG GCAAAATCAACGCGGAGGAGATCCAGCGGTCGGTGcagaagatcatggagcagtacACGTCCACCCTGAAGAACCCCAG CGGCTAA